The Erythrolamprus reginae isolate rEryReg1 unplaced genomic scaffold, rEryReg1.hap1 H_66, whole genome shotgun sequence genome includes a region encoding these proteins:
- the LOC139155813 gene encoding Golgi-resident adenosine 3',5'-bisphosphate 3'-phosphatase-like, whose protein sequence is MAPMGIRLSPLGVAVFCLLGLAVLYHLYSGFLAGRFALFVLGGPPAPAAAGGLVDLRELLAASMAAAVRGGAEVRRVLEENALHPRAKGKTREGAEEKMTSGDLLSNRKMYFLLKAAFPDVQINSEEHLDENDPEVVSWDHTIPDDVARQVQPKLVPAESITMWIDPLDATQEYTENLSEYVTTMVCAAVDGKPVIGVIHKPFSGYTAWAMVNGGANVQPRSSYNERTPTIIVSRSHEGQVRQMAQQSFGNQTAIIKAGGAGYKVLSLLDVPEAKQDKADVYIHVTFIKKWDICAGNAVLKALGGRMTTLAGEEITYMGSEGNEGGLIASIRMDHQALVEKLPVLAKTSRN, encoded by the exons ATGGCGCCGATGGGGATCCGGCTTTCTCCGCTAGGGGTGGCCGTCTTTTGCCTGCTGGGCCTGGCGGTGCTCTACCACCTCTACTCGGGCTTCCTAGCCGGCCGCTTCGCCTTGTTCGTCTTGGGCGGGCCTCCTGCTCCGGCCGCCGCCGGTGGCTTGGTAGACTTGCGGGAGTTGCTGGCGGCTTCTATGGCGGCGGCGGTCCGCGGCGGGGCGGAGGTGCGTCGTGTCCTCGAGGAGAACGCGCTCCACCCCCGGGCTAAAGGCAAGACCCGCGAAGGGGCCGAGGAGAAGATGACCAGCGGCGACCTGCTCTCCAACCGCAAGATGTATTTCCTCCTCAAGGCCGCTTTCCCCGACGTGCAG ATAAACAGTGAAGAACACTTGGACGAAAATGACCCGGAGGTTGTCTCCTGGGACCACACCATTCCCGACGATGTCGCAAGACAAGTCCAGCCAAAGTTGGTTCCAGCCGAGAGCATTACCATGTGGATCGATCCCTTGGATGCAACTCAGGAATACACAG AGAATCTTTCCGAATACGTCACCACGATGGTGTGTGCGGCGGTGGACGGGAAGCCAGTAATCGGTGTCATTCATAAGCCATTTTCCGGATACACTG CTTGGGCGATGGTCAATGGTGGAGCCAACGTTCAGCCCCGTTCCTCCTACAACGAGCGGACGCCAACCATCATCGTGTCGCGATCCCATGAAGGGCAAGTCAGGCAGATGGCGCAGCAGAGCTTTGGCAACCAAACCGCCATCATTAAAGCCGGTGGGGCTG GATACAAAGTTTTATCTCTCCTGGACGTGCCCGAAGCGAAGCAGGATAAAGCCGATGTCTACATCCACGTCACCTTCATCAAAAAATGGGACATTTGTGCCGGCAACGCTGTGCTGAAGGCCCTCGGTGGCCGCATGACCACGTTAGCTGGGGAGGAGATCACCTACATGGGCTCCGAGGGCAACGAAGGCGGCCTCATTGCCAGCATCCGGATGGACCACCAAGCCCTGGTTGAAAAACTCCCCGTCCTTGCCAAAACCTCCCGAAATTGA
- the LOC139155812 gene encoding polypeptide N-acetylgalactosaminyltransferase 4-like: MRNRLVRRGCALLGLLSVAALLALQLPMSPFGAPGSRAGRGTPGGLSSSLPEQLSQPVQDKPPPDPSEPGEWGKASHLTLDAEQKRQEEQLLDRYAINVYLSDRISLHRHIQDGRMPECKAKTYDYRRLPTTSVVIAFYNEAWSTLLRTVHSVLETCPAVLLKEVILVDDLSDRAYLKGQLEAYLSRLPRVRLIRTQKREGLVRARLIGATFATGEVLTFLDCHCECVPGWLEPLLERIAQNDSVVICPVIDTIDWNTFEFYMQSGEPMIGGFDWRLTFQWQVVPDYERRRRKAKVDPIRSPTMAGGLFAVSRKYFEYLGTYDTGMDVWGGENLELSFRVWQCGGVLEIHPCSHVGHVFPKRAPYARPNFLQNTARAAEVWMDHYKEHFYNRNPPARKENFGDLAERKLLRQRLQCQNFDWFLKNVFPNLHVPEDRHGWHGAIHNLGISSECLDYNSPDHNPTGAHVSLFGCHGQGGNQFFEYTSNLEIRFNSVTELCAEVPEQKDFVGMRNCPKDTSPVPETIIWHFKKDGTIYHPHSAKCLSAYRTPEGRADVKMRTCDPSDKNQLWRFEK, translated from the coding sequence aTGCGAAACCGGCTGGTCCGTCGGGGCTGCGCGCTTTTGGGTTTGCTGAGCGTGGCGGCTTTGCTGGCTCTCCAGCTGCCCATGTCTCCTTTCGGGGCGCCGGGCTCGCGAGCTGGGAGAGGGACCCCCGGGGGTCTCTCCTCCTCGCTGCCCGAGCAGCTCTCCCAACCCGTCCAGGACAAACCCCCTCCGGATCCCTCCGAGCCGGGAGAATGGGGCAAGGCGTCCCACCTGACTCTGGATGCTGAGCAGAAGCGGCAGGAGGAGCAGTTGCTGGACCGCTACGCCATCAACGTCTACCTTAGCGACCGCATCTCGCTGCACCGCCACATCCAGGACGGTCGGATGCCCGAGTGCAAAGCCAAGACGTACGACTACCGACGGCTGCCCACCACCTCGGTGGTCATCGCCTTCTACAACGAGGCCTGGTCCACCCTCCTGCGGACGGTGCACAGCGTCTTGGAAACCTGCCCAGCCGTCCTACTCAAGGAGGTCATCCTGGTGGACGATCTCAGTGACCGGGCTTACCTGAAGGGCCAGCTGGAGGCCTACCTCAGCCGCCTGCCCCGCGTGCGACTGATCCGCACCCAGAAGCGAGAAGGGCTGGTGCGTGCCCGGTTGATAGGCGCAACCTTCGCCACGGGGGAAGTCCTCACTTTCCTGGACTGCCACTGCGAGTGTGTCCCCGGGTGGCTGGAGCCCTTGCTGGAACGCATCGCCCAGAATGATTCCGTCGTCATCTGCCCAGTGATCGACACCATTGATTGGAATACGTTCGAGTTTTACATGCAGTCCGGGGAGCCCATGATCGGCGGCTTCGACTGGCGGCTCACTTTCCAGTGGCAGGTGGTTCCTGACTACGAGAGGCGACGCCGGAAGGCCAAAGTGGATCCCATCCGATCGCCCACCATGGCCGGCGGCCTCTTCGCCGTCAGCAGGAAATACTTCGAGTACCTGGGCACGTACGACACCGGGATGGATGTCTGGGGCGGTGAGAACCTGGAGCTCTCTTTCCGTGTCTGGCAGTGTGGCGGTGTCTTGGAAATCCACCCCTGTTCCCACGTTGGACACGTCTTTCCAAAACGGGCCCCGTACGCCAGGCCTAACTTTCTACAGAACACCGCCCGGGCCGCCGAAGTCTGGATGGACCACTACAAAGAACATTTCTACAACCGGAACCCTCCAGCACGTAAGGAGAACTTTGGCGACCTTGCCGAACGGAAGCTCTTACGGCAGCGGCTACAGTGTCAGAACTTCGACTGGTTTTTGAAAAACGTATTCCCCAATTTACACGTCCCTGAGGATCGGCACGGCTGGCACGGCGCCATCCACAACCTTGGCATCTCTTCCGAATGTTTGGATTACAACTCGCCGGATCACAATCCCACCGGGGCTCACGTCAGCCTTTTCGGTTGCCACGGCCAAGGCGGCAACCAATTCTTCGAATATACGTCCAATCTGGAAATCCGTTTCAACTCGGTGACCGAACTCTGTGCTGAAGTGCCAGAGCAGAAGGATTTTGTCGGCATGAGAAATTGTCCGAAGGATACGTCTCCCGTGCCAGAAACCATAATATGGCATTTCAAAAAAGATGGCACCATCTACCATCCACACTCCGCCAAATGTCTGAGCGCGTACCGTACACCAGAGGGTCGCGCGGATGTAAAAATGAGGACCTGTGATCCGTCAGATAAAAACCAACTCTGGAGGTTCGAAAAATAG